In one window of Spiroplasma corruscae DNA:
- a CDS encoding cation-translocating P-type ATPase gives MEDYLSLDAKKIEKNYDVNLEDGLTDKQVEENYQKYGKNEIKTKKNEHWFIIFLKALVEPILLVLILAAIFSITAQLISNKGKVEPEEFIDAIVIVTIVLIDAILETVQKMKARKSTNALKNLSKPRAVVIRNGQQQEIDASELTIGDVVVLEAGRYVPADLRIIEQSDLYVDESILTGESIPVLKTHHPLKQKTDILAEMKNIAFMSTFTTNGRAIGVVVRIAKETEIGKISESITNNSEELTPLEKKLNKFTYWVAGLSFIIGIIIFLTLFFSGNQEAWANYLMVGITLAIGVIPECLAAIVSITLSLSTKKMASENVIVKKLQAVETLGSVNYICTDKTGTLTQNRMTVKRLIINNAIQDATNFEYKSSKQKDLFLKAMVLCNDSIVEGGERIGDPTELALVDYSEIHEYDDKIVRKKWKRVFEVPFDSERKMMTTVNIIDDQNHVFTKGAIDELLKKCNKIMINDEIRPITPEDIDSMMSLYQDLSEHALRVLGFAYKIADSDNNKKELENNLTFIGAVAMIDPVRDSAVRAVQLAHDAGIRVVMITGDHASTALAIARDLDLAHSKDEVLSSDDLNKMNDDELAKIIEQIRVFARVNPEHKVRIVDALKKHNYIVSMTGDGVNDAPSLAKADIGVAMGITGTDVAKDAADVILTDDNFETIIKGVNEGRNVYQKIKRAISFIIGVNLANVLSIFILSSINTISPLDATNILWMNLIVESIIALAIGMGGNDNTLMKVKPIKGKNPILQGLWYTLAKIIFFTSIATIGGFYLGMIYTTNQEVSDLTDGKYTSWFEALRAKDISYSTKTSLQSHGRLTMFITITSAPCFFANFIKLSNWKASKKINLIFNKTLWIASFCSIMINIIIIFIPVFNSEVMKLPTLDEYTTKNWYLIAFSVLIAMLPGIAMLILDGIVFFSYHYLPDPWRRNQLISSEFVSEDIKAKKLKKKQKRKSL, from the coding sequence ATGGAAGATTATCTTTCGTTAGACGCAAAGAAAATTGAAAAAAACTATGATGTTAATTTAGAAGATGGATTGACTGATAAACAAGTTGAAGAAAATTATCAAAAATATGGTAAAAATGAGATTAAAACAAAGAAAAATGAACATTGATTCATAATTTTTTTAAAAGCACTAGTAGAGCCAATTTTATTGGTATTAATATTGGCTGCTATATTTTCAATTACTGCACAATTAATTAGTAATAAGGGTAAAGTAGAACCCGAAGAATTTATTGATGCTATTGTTATTGTTACAATAGTATTGATTGACGCTATTTTAGAGACAGTACAAAAGATGAAGGCCAGAAAATCAACTAATGCTCTAAAGAATTTATCCAAACCTAGGGCTGTTGTAATAAGAAATGGTCAACAACAAGAAATCGATGCTAGTGAACTTACTATTGGAGATGTTGTAGTTTTAGAAGCTGGTAGATATGTTCCTGCAGATCTAAGAATTATTGAACAAAGTGATTTATATGTTGATGAGTCAATTTTAACAGGAGAATCAATTCCTGTATTAAAAACACATCATCCATTAAAACAAAAAACAGATATATTAGCAGAAATGAAAAATATTGCTTTTATGTCTACTTTTACAACTAATGGTAGAGCAATTGGTGTAGTTGTTAGAATTGCAAAAGAAACTGAAATCGGTAAAATATCAGAATCAATTACTAATAATAGTGAGGAATTAACTCCATTAGAAAAAAAACTTAATAAATTTACTTACTGAGTAGCTGGGTTAAGTTTTATAATTGGGATTATTATATTTTTAACATTGTTCTTTAGTGGTAACCAAGAAGCTTGAGCAAACTATTTAATGGTTGGAATTACTTTAGCAATTGGTGTAATACCCGAATGTTTAGCGGCAATCGTTTCTATAACTTTAAGTTTAAGTACAAAAAAAATGGCTTCAGAAAATGTTATAGTAAAAAAATTACAAGCAGTTGAAACATTAGGAAGTGTAAATTATATTTGTACTGATAAAACTGGAACACTTACTCAAAATAGGATGACAGTTAAAAGATTAATTATTAATAATGCTATCCAAGATGCAACCAATTTTGAATATAAGAGTAGTAAACAAAAAGATTTATTCTTAAAAGCGATGGTGTTGTGTAACGACTCTATTGTTGAAGGTGGAGAAAGAATTGGTGACCCAACTGAATTAGCTTTAGTTGATTATTCAGAAATACACGAGTATGACGATAAAATAGTACGTAAAAAATGAAAAAGAGTTTTTGAAGTACCTTTTGATAGCGAACGTAAAATGATGACAACAGTTAATATAATTGATGATCAAAATCATGTATTTACAAAAGGTGCAATTGATGAATTATTAAAAAAATGTAATAAAATAATGATTAATGATGAAATTAGACCAATTACTCCTGAAGATATTGACTCGATGATGTCTTTATATCAAGATTTATCAGAACACGCTTTAAGGGTGCTTGGTTTTGCATATAAAATAGCAGATAGTGATAATAATAAAAAAGAACTTGAAAATAATCTTACTTTTATTGGAGCGGTAGCAATGATTGACCCTGTTAGAGATAGCGCTGTAAGAGCAGTTCAATTAGCTCATGATGCAGGTATTAGAGTTGTTATGATAACTGGTGACCATGCGTCAACTGCATTAGCAATTGCACGAGATCTTGATTTAGCGCATAGTAAAGACGAAGTTTTAAGTTCTGATGATCTAAACAAAATGAATGATGATGAACTTGCTAAAATAATAGAACAAATTAGAGTTTTTGCTAGAGTTAATCCAGAACATAAAGTAAGGATAGTGGATGCTTTAAAGAAACACAATTACATAGTTTCTATGACAGGTGATGGAGTTAATGATGCACCGAGTTTAGCAAAAGCTGATATTGGTGTTGCTATGGGTATTACCGGAACTGATGTTGCAAAAGATGCTGCTGATGTTATATTAACTGATGATAACTTTGAAACCATTATAAAAGGTGTTAATGAAGGAAGAAATGTTTATCAAAAAATTAAGCGAGCAATATCTTTTATTATTGGAGTTAATTTAGCAAATGTATTATCAATATTTATTCTTTCATCAATAAATACAATTTCACCATTAGATGCTACAAATATTTTATGAATGAATTTAATTGTAGAATCAATTATTGCATTAGCAATTGGTATGGGTGGTAATGATAATACATTAATGAAAGTAAAACCAATAAAAGGAAAGAATCCTATATTGCAAGGTTTATGGTATACATTGGCCAAAATTATTTTTTTTACTTCAATAGCAACAATTGGTGGTTTCTATTTAGGAATGATATATACAACTAATCAAGAAGTTAGTGATTTAACTGACGGTAAGTATACTTCATGATTTGAAGCGCTTAGAGCAAAAGACATAAGTTATAGTACTAAAACTTCATTACAAAGTCATGGTAGATTAACAATGTTTATTACTATTACAAGTGCACCTTGTTTCTTTGCTAATTTTATAAAGTTATCTAATTGAAAAGCAAGCAAGAAAATAAATTTAATATTTAATAAAACACTTTGAATTGCAAGTTTTTGTTCAATTATGATTAATATAATTATTATATTTATACCTGTATTTAATAGCGAAGTTATGAAACTACCAACACTTGATGAATACACAACTAAAAATTGATATTTAATTGCATTTTCAGTGCTTATAGCTATGCTACCTGGTATTGCGATGTTAATACTTGATGGAATTGTATTCTTTAGTTATCATTACTTACCAGATCCTTGAAGAAGAAATCAACTAATTTCTAGTGAATTTGTAAGTGAAGATATTAAAGCAAAAAAATTGAAAAAGAAACAAAAAAGAAAAAGTTTATAG
- the oppC gene encoding oligopeptide ABC transporter permease OppC, which yields MKFKYINKNFDISKIDKLLFKYIDNENEKKAEVIDSKPYSYWKSVFKSLFTKKIFMITLVIMIIYIIMTITVARGEVPVPSDKTTSRPASPSSEHWFGLGLLGEDLWNKIWIGSRTTLVFAAAISSIEIVVGIILGLIWGYFSKLDIIFIEIIRYISLIPSIVLWLLIILLFGGVATMPILILAISITSWMGIASVIRVQTILIRHAEYNVASKILGTRGFRIMFKNILPKILPIVVQTASYSIPGAIALDSTLTYYNFGFVKDLISEASLGSILNSALIDTTWQVYPHLLYIPIGIISGMSLLFFVTGKIISDSLDPKLHR from the coding sequence ATGAAATTTAAATATATAAATAAAAATTTTGATATTAGTAAGATCGATAAATTATTATTTAAGTATATAGATAATGAGAATGAAAAAAAGGCTGAAGTTATAGATTCAAAACCTTACAGTTATTGAAAATCAGTATTTAAGTCTTTATTTACTAAAAAAATCTTTATGATTACACTCGTTATTATGATAATTTATATAATTATGACAATTACAGTTGCAAGAGGTGAGGTACCCGTACCTTCTGATAAAACAACTTCAAGACCAGCTTCTCCTAGTAGTGAACATTGATTTGGATTAGGTTTACTTGGTGAAGATCTTTGAAATAAAATTTGAATTGGATCAAGAACTACATTAGTTTTTGCAGCAGCTATTTCATCAATAGAAATAGTAGTTGGTATTATATTAGGATTAATTTGAGGATATTTTTCAAAACTTGATATTATATTTATTGAAATTATTAGATATATCTCATTAATACCATCAATTGTATTATGATTATTAATTATATTGTTGTTTGGTGGTGTTGCAACTATGCCAATTTTAATTCTTGCAATATCTATAACAAGTTGAATGGGAATTGCTTCGGTAATTAGAGTACAAACAATTTTAATAAGACATGCAGAGTATAATGTTGCATCTAAAATCTTGGGAACAAGAGGGTTTAGAATCATGTTTAAAAATATTTTGCCTAAAATATTACCAATAGTAGTACAAACTGCATCATATTCAATTCCTGGAGCAATTGCATTAGATTCAACATTAACTTACTATAATTTTGGATTTGTTAAAGATTTAATAAGTGAAGCTTCATTAGGTTCTATTTTAAATTCTGCATTAATTGATACTACTTGACAAGTATATCCTCACTTATTATATATTCCAATTGGAATTATAAGTGGAATGTCCTTATTGTTTTTCGTAACTGGTAAAATAATTTCTGATTCACTAGATCCAAAACTACATAGATAA
- a CDS encoding oligopeptide/dipeptide ABC transporter ATP-binding protein, translating into MKNKILSLNNVEVKFRIRKNILTAIRNVSLDVYDQEILAIVGESGSGKSVITKTFTGMLEMNGYISDGSIIYFPNEESKTTNESYFKEPIDLVRLQKNIIDKYTIKAVTKSFNKEIKLNRKYKNKLKKLNEIKLNKKINYFQSKLENLINSNNKLGLDFSKKSSIKIYKDKIDILKDELKYINNIEYRNKKNDDIEYDYFQLSSNKRKIKGPSLFDKYNLFKIIRFLKLLNRSNLVLNIDSLIIFFKLNHLKLLLKNVKNKTFIENQSLYIKNTFIEFYEEIFTEEFSKSSLKILIEKYTLLSKKLVIDEKELMFYKNKSFNSFICYYASKTYNFELEILIENYIINLFNNKTLDLDKIFKVWNTIKSINIFKKFKALKDIRNLRGKTISTIFQDPMTSLNPLLSVGFQISEVLRKKIKMSKKKAKKEAIELLKKVGIPDAERRYKDIPGQYSGGMRQRVVIAIALACRPKILICDEPTTALDVTIQAQILDLIKELQEEYRFTVIFITHDLGVVAKLADRIAVMYSGQIIEFGKTDEIFHDPKHPYTWALLSSLPQLGEKGKDLYSIKGSPPSLFKKIKGDAFSLRSDFALEVDRVYEPPMFKISETHYAKTWLLDDRAPKTLKPEILNDLRSKIED; encoded by the coding sequence ATGAAGAATAAAATACTATCATTAAATAATGTTGAGGTAAAATTTAGAATCAGAAAAAATATTTTAACAGCTATTAGAAATGTTTCTCTTGATGTTTATGATCAGGAAATATTAGCTATTGTTGGAGAATCGGGTAGTGGAAAATCAGTTATAACAAAAACCTTTACAGGAATGTTGGAAATGAATGGTTATATTTCAGATGGTTCAATCATTTATTTTCCAAACGAAGAATCTAAAACTACGAATGAATCTTATTTTAAAGAACCAATTGATTTAGTTAGATTACAAAAAAATATAATTGATAAATATACAATTAAAGCGGTTACTAAATCATTTAATAAAGAAATTAAGTTAAATAGAAAGTATAAAAATAAGTTAAAAAAATTAAATGAAATTAAATTAAACAAAAAAATTAATTATTTTCAGTCGAAGCTAGAAAATTTAATTAATTCTAATAATAAACTTGGTTTAGATTTTTCGAAAAAATCAAGTATTAAAATATATAAAGATAAAATTGATATCTTAAAAGATGAATTAAAATATATTAATAATATTGAGTATAGAAATAAAAAAAATGATGATATTGAATATGATTATTTTCAATTATCTTCAAATAAAAGAAAAATAAAAGGACCTAGTTTATTTGATAAATATAATCTTTTTAAGATAATAAGATTTTTAAAACTTTTAAATAGATCCAATTTGGTACTTAATATAGACAGTCTAATAATATTTTTTAAATTAAATCATCTTAAGTTATTATTAAAAAATGTAAAAAATAAAACTTTTATAGAAAATCAAAGTCTGTATATAAAAAATACTTTTATTGAATTTTATGAAGAAATATTTACAGAGGAATTTAGCAAATCTTCTTTAAAAATACTTATAGAAAAGTACACTTTATTATCGAAAAAACTTGTAATCGATGAAAAAGAATTAATGTTTTATAAAAATAAAAGTTTTAATAGTTTTATTTGTTATTATGCTTCAAAAACATATAACTTTGAATTAGAAATTTTAATTGAAAATTACATTATAAATTTATTTAATAATAAAACCCTAGATTTAGACAAAATATTTAAAGTTTGAAATACAATTAAATCTATAAATATATTTAAAAAGTTTAAAGCTTTAAAAGATATTAGAAACTTAAGAGGGAAGACAATTTCTACAATATTTCAAGATCCAATGACTTCGTTAAACCCATTGCTATCAGTAGGTTTTCAAATTTCAGAGGTTTTAAGAAAAAAAATAAAAATGTCTAAGAAAAAAGCTAAAAAAGAAGCAATAGAACTCCTAAAAAAAGTAGGTATTCCAGATGCTGAAAGAAGGTATAAAGATATACCTGGTCAATATTCTGGAGGGATGAGACAAAGGGTTGTTATTGCGATTGCATTAGCATGTAGACCAAAAATATTAATATGTGATGAACCAACAACTGCACTAGATGTTACCATTCAAGCACAAATACTTGATTTAATAAAGGAACTACAAGAAGAGTACAGGTTTACTGTTATATTTATTACACATGATTTAGGAGTTGTTGCAAAACTTGCTGATAGAATTGCTGTTATGTATTCAGGTCAAATAATTGAGTTTGGAAAAACAGATGAGATATTCCATGATCCAAAACATCCATATACGTGAGCTTTATTATCATCACTCCCACAACTAGGAGAGAAGGGAAAAGATTTATATTCAATAAAGGGGTCTCCACCTTCCTTGTTTAAAAAAATAAAAGGGGATGCATTTTCTTTAAGAAGTGATTTTGCACTAGAAGTTGATAGAGTGTATGAACCACCTATGTTTAAAATTAGTGAAACTCACTATGCTAAAACTTGATTACTTGATGATAGAGCACCAAAAACTCTTAAACCAGAAATTCTTAATGATTTAAGAAGTAAGATTGAAGATTAA
- the oppB gene encoding oligopeptide ABC transporter permease OppB yields the protein MKKNGLSSSEKKFQNKSLPIIEELNNKLNNSYKKRAHFERFKYLFSKFNTINRDFIKKTPLLTYSLKRIIYAFISLYLAIGTVYILIALSINDISIMNDFDFQKPTVRPYSPEWNAVVNNRKEALGLNGPILKQVLIYWRNITPFIPKQIQLPLSVSQVKVVWGEPQTKWFWLGLIMNKSNGIINYPVYDQFKTAMPISFTIGFSSIILSFALGIPLGIICAKNKEKSLDNSLSWLFLIMISAPATILISVFWLLSVQYLGNAGIWGVDDWTNFMAVIALSIITIPGIVIETRRYIIDEMTADYTKFAESKGLSSTYIFYVHIFRNAGVRIIRVIPGALILSLFGSSLLIERFWGAPGMSKYILTGVATNDIFIVLGFITLSAGVGVFSSLVSDLILVLMDPRVKLS from the coding sequence ATGAAAAAAAACGGTTTAAGTTCTTCAGAAAAAAAATTTCAAAATAAAAGTTTACCAATAATTGAAGAATTAAATAATAAATTAAATAACTCTTACAAAAAGCGTGCGCATTTTGAGAGATTTAAATATCTTTTTAGTAAGTTTAATACTATAAATAGAGATTTTATAAAAAAAACACCATTATTGACGTATTCTTTAAAAAGAATAATATATGCATTTATAAGCTTATATTTAGCAATAGGAACAGTTTATATACTTATTGCATTATCTATAAATGATATTTCAATAATGAATGATTTTGATTTTCAGAAACCAACTGTAAGGCCTTACAGTCCTGAATGAAATGCTGTTGTAAATAATAGAAAAGAAGCGTTAGGGTTAAACGGACCAATTTTAAAACAGGTTTTAATATATTGAAGAAATATAACACCATTTATTCCAAAGCAAATTCAGTTACCTTTATCTGTTAGTCAAGTAAAGGTTGTCTGAGGTGAACCACAAACTAAGTGGTTTTGATTAGGTTTAATAATGAATAAATCAAATGGTATTATTAATTATCCTGTATATGATCAATTTAAAACTGCGATGCCAATTTCATTTACAATTGGTTTTAGTTCAATTATCTTATCGTTTGCATTAGGAATTCCATTAGGTATAATATGTGCAAAAAATAAAGAAAAGTCATTAGATAACTCATTAAGTTGATTATTTTTAATAATGATTTCAGCCCCAGCAACAATATTGATATCGGTATTCTGACTATTGTCAGTACAGTATTTAGGAAATGCTGGTATTTGAGGTGTTGATGATTGAACGAACTTTATGGCTGTTATAGCTTTATCGATTATTACAATTCCAGGTATTGTCATTGAAACTAGAAGATATATTATAGATGAAATGACCGCTGACTATACTAAGTTTGCTGAATCAAAAGGTTTAAGCTCAACTTATATTTTCTATGTACATATTTTTAGAAATGCTGGAGTAAGAATTATTAGAGTTATACCAGGTGCATTAATTCTATCATTATTTGGTTCAAGTCTTTTAATTGAGAGGTTCTGAGGTGCGCCAGGAATGAGTAAATATATACTAACTGGTGTCGCAACAAATGATATATTCATTGTATTAGGTTTTATAACATTATCAGCTGGTGTTGGTGTATTCTCATCACTGGTAAGTGATTTAATACTTGTACTAATGGACCCAAGAGTTAAATTAAGTTAG